One Beggiatoa leptomitoformis DNA segment encodes these proteins:
- a CDS encoding Rne/Rng family ribonuclease encodes MSEEILINVTPRETRVAMVENGMLQEVVIERTRKRGIVSNIYKGRVCRVLPGMQAAFVDIGLERAAFLHASDILHPPIAGDSKEERKIGELIYEGQTLLVQVIKDPLGTKGARLTTQISIPSRYVVLIPHSANTIGVSTRIEKEDERKRLKELVLRYMGMVEQGVIDNQNDRETFATRPAENTTGSNVNPCLNYGFIIRTAAEGVSEEMLCADMDFLCRLWQEILEKSSASKPCSRVYEDFSLVIRTIRDLMGSSIEKVRIDSRETYREVVSFAEKFIPNIVPHTEHYPGERPIFDLYNIEDEINRALARKVLLKSGGYLVIDQTEAMTTIDVNTGAFVGTRNLEETIFKTNLEAAQAIARQLRLRNLGGIIILDFIDMIDAEHKRQVLKTLEKCLEKDHTKSHIIASEVSSLGLVQMTRKRTRESLEHVLCETCPTCQGRSSVKTSETVCYEIFREILRESRQFENQEFLVIASQDVVDMMIDEESNSVAELESFIQRSIRFQVETSYTQEQFDIVLLR; translated from the coding sequence TTGAGCGAGGAAATCCTAATTAATGTCACACCGCGAGAAACCCGAGTTGCAATGGTAGAAAACGGGATGTTACAAGAGGTTGTGATTGAACGAACACGTAAACGCGGTATTGTGAGCAATATTTATAAAGGGCGCGTTTGTCGCGTATTACCCGGTATGCAAGCCGCATTTGTCGATATAGGCTTAGAACGCGCCGCGTTTTTACATGCCTCAGATATTTTACATCCCCCCATTGCAGGGGATTCTAAAGAAGAGCGAAAAATTGGTGAGCTAATTTATGAAGGACAAACGCTACTCGTACAAGTAATTAAAGACCCTTTAGGCACAAAAGGGGCGCGACTGACAACACAAATTTCCATTCCTTCACGTTATGTGGTGTTAATTCCCCATTCTGCCAATACCATCGGCGTTTCAACCCGTATAGAAAAAGAAGATGAACGAAAACGCTTGAAAGAACTCGTTTTACGTTATATGGGGATGGTTGAACAAGGTGTGATAGACAACCAAAATGACCGTGAAACCTTTGCAACACGCCCCGCTGAAAATACAACGGGTAGTAATGTGAACCCTTGTTTAAACTATGGTTTTATTATCCGCACAGCCGCAGAGGGGGTTTCGGAAGAAATGTTATGTGCGGACATGGATTTTTTATGTCGACTATGGCAAGAGATTTTAGAAAAAAGCAGTGCCTCTAAGCCATGTTCACGGGTTTATGAAGATTTTTCGCTGGTTATTCGCACAATTCGGGATTTGATGGGCAGTAGTATAGAAAAAGTCCGCATTGATTCACGGGAAACCTATCGTGAGGTGGTGAGTTTTGCAGAAAAATTTATTCCAAACATCGTTCCGCATACAGAACATTATCCCGGTGAACGCCCTATTTTTGACTTGTACAATATTGAAGATGAAATTAATCGCGCACTTGCGCGTAAGGTTTTATTAAAATCAGGGGGCTATTTAGTCATAGACCAAACAGAAGCGATGACGACCATCGATGTGAATACAGGCGCATTTGTTGGGACACGGAATTTAGAAGAAACTATTTTTAAAACCAATTTAGAAGCCGCGCAAGCCATTGCCCGCCAACTACGTTTGCGCAACTTGGGGGGGATTATTATCCTAGATTTTATCGATATGATTGATGCTGAACATAAGCGTCAAGTATTGAAAACCCTAGAAAAATGTTTAGAGAAAGACCACACAAAAAGCCATATTATCGCCAGCGAAGTTTCCTCGCTAGGGCTAGTACAAATGACACGCAAGCGCACGCGCGAGAGTTTAGAACATGTGTTATGTGAAACCTGCCCAACGTGTCAAGGACGTAGCTCAGTCAAAACCTCAGAAACGGTGTGTTATGAAATCTTTCGTGAAATTTTGCGCGAATCTCGGCAATTTGAAAATCAAGAGTTTTTAGTGATTGCCTCACAAGATGTGGTCGATATGATGATAGATGAAGAATCTAACAGTGTTGCTGAATTAGAATCGTTTATTCAACGCTCGATTCGTTTTCAAGTAGAAACCTCTTATACACAAGAACAATTTGACATCGTATTGCTGCGATAG
- a CDS encoding Do family serine endopeptidase, which produces MSTHKIQYVISLVFLFCTTSTSFAYLPASVDGQPVPSLAPMLEQITPAVVNISTQGRERIQENPLFNDPFFRHFFEMPEQPREKRNQSLGSGVVINAHKGYVVTNNHVIDKAEEISVTLRDGRQLTAQLLGTDPQTDLALLKILPENLVAIPFANSDSVRVGDFVVAIGNPFGLGQTVTSGIVSALGRSIGIEDYEDFIQTDASINPGNSGGALVNLRGELIGINTAILAPGGNGGNVGIGFAIPTNMINQIVQHLIEYGEVQRGTLGIRIQDITPDLAQAFGLKENKGAAIVGVDKGSAAEKSGIQMGDVVVSLNNKAVSNSAELRNRLGLLRIQEPLTVTVIRNGKPLTINAKIDGSATVNAETINVYLEGMRLKDSPQGIVVNEVARRSSAWQLGFRKNDVIIGVSRRAVKNIADLQSLLTSNIDSFSVQINRQNDIFNILIR; this is translated from the coding sequence ATGTCAACCCATAAAATACAATATGTTATTAGTCTGGTTTTTTTATTTTGTACAACATCGACTAGTTTTGCGTATTTACCCGCGAGTGTTGATGGGCAGCCCGTGCCAAGCCTTGCGCCGATGTTGGAACAAATCACCCCTGCCGTAGTCAATATTTCCACACAAGGGCGTGAACGTATTCAAGAAAATCCTTTATTTAATGACCCATTTTTTCGGCACTTTTTTGAAATGCCCGAACAACCCCGCGAAAAGCGTAATCAAAGTTTAGGCTCGGGTGTCGTGATTAATGCACACAAAGGTTATGTGGTTACAAATAATCATGTTATTGATAAAGCCGAAGAAATATCAGTTACGCTGCGGGATGGGCGACAACTGACCGCGCAATTATTAGGCACTGACCCACAAACGGATTTGGCTTTATTAAAAATCTTACCTGAAAATTTGGTTGCTATCCCTTTTGCAAATTCGGACAGTGTGCGTGTGGGGGATTTTGTGGTGGCCATTGGTAATCCTTTTGGGCTGGGACAAACCGTTACATCGGGCATTGTTAGTGCGTTAGGGCGCAGTATTGGAATTGAGGATTATGAGGATTTTATTCAAACCGATGCCTCTATTAATCCGGGCAATTCAGGCGGTGCGTTGGTTAATTTACGCGGGGAGTTAATCGGTATTAATACAGCAATTCTTGCACCGGGCGGGAATGGGGGCAATGTCGGCATTGGGTTTGCGATTCCAACCAATATGATAAATCAGATTGTGCAACATTTGATTGAATATGGTGAGGTACAGCGTGGTACATTAGGCATTAGAATTCAAGATATTACACCAGATTTAGCCCAAGCCTTTGGCTTAAAAGAAAATAAGGGAGCTGCTATTGTGGGGGTGGATAAAGGTTCAGCCGCAGAAAAATCAGGCATTCAAATGGGCGATGTGGTTGTAAGTCTTAATAATAAAGCCGTAAGTAATTCCGCAGAATTACGTAACCGTTTAGGATTATTACGGATTCAAGAGCCATTAACTGTGACGGTCATTCGCAATGGTAAGCCTTTAACAATCAATGCAAAAATTGATGGTTCAGCAACGGTTAATGCGGAAACAATTAATGTCTATCTGGAAGGAATGCGCTTAAAAGATAGTCCTCAAGGCATTGTTGTGAATGAGGTAGCGCGCCGTAGTAGTGCTTGGCAATTGGGTTTTCGGAAAAATGATGTCATCATTGGGGTTAGTCGACGTGCCGTTAAAAATATTGCGGATTTACAATCTTTATTAACCAGTAATATTGACAGTTTTAGTGTACAAATTAATCGTCAGAATGACATTTTTAATATTTTGATTCGCTAA
- a CDS encoding SHOCT domain-containing protein, whose protein sequence is MQALTPAAQQQVQQLSQRYGVSVDAVTTLLQALVNGNGSMAQFSHPELGGSGQWMQGGMLMLGDMFNHNLKAIVNNLCNDLNQLLYTQPFVISNTPYQGNWYPADLGMATASGSQNGLRYAYFANTRRLAVEVNGQVSVYDTLNHQIGGFSQQQGSGSSLLFSSQYGTVDVLNLPLLSGKGTLGTLFNQNQNQNVPQPIPVNNTNNNMQSQSNMPQTPLEVDIFDKIHKLADLRAKNIISEDEFASKKAELLSRL, encoded by the coding sequence ATGCAAGCTTTAACGCCCGCCGCACAGCAACAAGTCCAACAGTTATCACAACGTTATGGGGTTAGTGTGGACGCGGTGACAACGCTATTACAAGCCTTAGTGAACGGCAATGGTTCAATGGCACAATTCAGTCATCCTGAATTAGGCGGTTCAGGACAATGGATGCAAGGTGGCATGTTAATGCTGGGTGACATGTTTAATCATAACTTGAAAGCCATCGTTAATAACTTATGTAATGATTTAAACCAGTTACTTTATACGCAACCGTTTGTTATCAGCAATACACCGTATCAAGGCAATTGGTATCCTGCTGATTTAGGCATGGCAACAGCGAGCGGTTCACAAAATGGGTTGCGTTACGCCTATTTTGCGAATACGCGCCGTTTGGCGGTAGAAGTCAACGGACAAGTATCTGTTTATGATACTTTAAATCATCAAATCGGTGGTTTTTCGCAACAGCAAGGCAGCGGGAGTTCTTTATTGTTTAGCAGTCAATATGGCACGGTTGACGTATTAAACCTGCCTTTACTGTCAGGCAAGGGAACATTGGGGACTTTGTTTAATCAAAATCAAAATCAAAATGTTCCTCAACCAATACCTGTGAATAATACAAATAACAATATGCAATCGCAGTCGAATATGCCGCAAACACCGTTGGAAGTGGATATTTTTGATAAAATTCACAAGCTAGCGGATTTAAGAGCTAAAAATATTATTTCCGAAGACGAATTTGCTTCGAAAAAAGCAGAGTTGTTAAGTCGGTTGTAA
- a CDS encoding FAD-dependent oxidoreductase gives MKKLLLFATILLFIISFFLFDIDDYFSLTYFKTQQLQIDAYTAQYPLQTALLFSLLYIAITALSLPGAALLTLVGGAMFGVVWGTLIISFASTIGATLAFLTARFLLQNFVQTRFRGYLKTINTGIEKEGHFYLFTLRLVPLFPFFIVNLVMGVTTIKVWTYYWVSQVGMFLGTIIYVNAGTQIAQIDSLVGILSPTLLLSFTLLGIFPLFAKKLLFFFKQRQYYANYPKPKRVDRDIIVIGGGAAGLVSAYIAATVNAKITLIEKHKLGGDCLNTGCVPSKALICSTRFIHQITQAKQYGCQAATVQFTFAEVMERVQRVIKTIEPHDSIERYTGLGVECLQGEAQILSPYTVKINDQVLSTRTIIIATGARPTIPDIQGIDKINYYTSDSIWTLRKQPRRLLVLGGGAIGCELGQCFAYLGSHVTLVHTHERLLMQEDADIADYVMTRFQQENIRLCLNHQPLRFEQWEHSKVLWCEQAGQAIAIEFDVLLIAIGRTANTQGFGLENLDIPLNPTKTIEHNAFLQTTHYPNIFVCGDVAGPYQYTNVCAHQAWFASVNALFGIFKKFRVDYRVIPHATFTSPEIARVGLNEQEARAAQIPYEVTYYHLEELDRAITDEVAHGVVKVLTVPKKDKILGVAIVGEQAGEVIAEFVLAMKHNIGLTQILTTTHIYPTFAEANKYAAGRWKQARKPEKILGWLRYFHAWRRGE, from the coding sequence ATGAAAAAATTATTGCTGTTTGCAACGATTCTGTTATTTATCATCAGTTTTTTTCTTTTTGATATAGATGACTACTTCAGTTTGACGTACTTTAAAACGCAACAATTACAAATTGATGCTTATACCGCGCAATATCCATTACAAACGGCGTTATTATTTTCCCTGCTTTATATCGCTATTACCGCATTATCTTTACCGGGAGCAGCATTATTAACCCTTGTAGGCGGCGCAATGTTTGGTGTGGTTTGGGGAACATTGATTATTTCTTTTGCCTCCACCATTGGTGCAACCCTTGCCTTCCTGACGGCTCGATTTTTGTTACAAAACTTTGTGCAAACCCGATTTCGGGGTTATTTAAAAACGATTAATACAGGCATTGAAAAAGAAGGACATTTTTATTTATTTACCCTGCGTTTAGTGCCACTATTTCCCTTTTTTATTGTTAATTTAGTTATGGGTGTGACGACCATAAAAGTTTGGACCTATTATTGGGTAAGTCAAGTTGGAATGTTTTTAGGAACAATTATTTATGTTAATGCGGGAACACAGATTGCGCAAATAGATTCACTCGTTGGTATCTTATCGCCAACCTTGCTCCTTTCTTTTACCTTATTGGGCATTTTTCCTCTTTTTGCAAAGAAACTGTTATTTTTCTTTAAACAGCGTCAATACTACGCCAATTATCCTAAGCCTAAGCGGGTTGACCGCGACATTATTGTGATTGGTGGGGGCGCGGCGGGCTTGGTTTCTGCCTATATCGCGGCAACAGTTAATGCCAAAATAACTTTGATTGAAAAGCATAAACTGGGGGGTGATTGTTTAAATACGGGTTGTGTTCCTTCTAAAGCCTTAATTTGTTCCACCCGTTTTATTCATCAAATCACACAGGCGAAACAATATGGTTGCCAAGCCGCGACAGTACAATTTACCTTTGCTGAAGTGATGGAACGTGTCCAACGGGTGATTAAAACCATAGAACCACATGATTCTATAGAACGTTATACTGGATTAGGGGTGGAATGTTTACAAGGTGAGGCGCAGATTCTAAGCCCCTATACCGTTAAAATTAATGACCAAGTTTTAAGCACTCGTACCATTATTATTGCAACAGGTGCGCGCCCCACTATTCCAGACATACAAGGCATTGATAAAATAAATTATTATACGTCTGATAGCATTTGGACATTGCGTAAACAACCCCGTCGTTTATTGGTATTGGGCGGTGGGGCAATCGGTTGTGAATTAGGACAATGTTTTGCTTATTTAGGGAGTCACGTCACCCTTGTACATACGCATGAACGCTTGTTAATGCAGGAAGATGCGGATATTGCTGATTATGTAATGACCCGTTTTCAACAAGAGAATATCCGACTTTGCCTGAATCATCAGCCCCTTCGTTTTGAACAATGGGAACATAGCAAAGTGTTGTGGTGTGAACAGGCAGGGCAAGCCATTGCGATTGAATTTGATGTGTTATTAATTGCGATTGGACGCACCGCTAATACACAAGGATTTGGGCTAGAAAACTTAGATATTCCCTTAAATCCTACAAAAACCATAGAACACAATGCTTTTTTGCAAACAACGCATTATCCAAATATTTTTGTGTGTGGCGATGTGGCAGGGCCGTATCAATATACCAATGTTTGCGCGCATCAAGCGTGGTTTGCCAGCGTTAATGCGTTATTTGGTATTTTTAAAAAATTTCGGGTGGATTATCGAGTCATTCCTCACGCAACATTTACCAGCCCTGAAATTGCACGGGTAGGACTTAACGAGCAAGAAGCCCGTGCCGCACAAATTCCCTATGAAGTGACTTATTACCATTTAGAAGAGTTAGACCGCGCGATTACGGATGAAGTGGCACACGGCGTGGTTAAAGTGCTCACTGTACCCAAAAAGGATAAAATTTTAGGCGTTGCTATTGTTGGGGAACAAGCGGGAGAAGTTATTGCGGAGTTTGTACTGGCGATGAAACATAATATCGGACTGACTCAAATTTTAACGACAACGCACATTTACCCAACCTTTGCCGAAGCAAATAAATACGCCGCAGGACGCTGGAAACAAGCGCGTAAACCCGAAAAAATTCTCGGTTGGTTACGGTATTTTCATGCGTGGCGACGAGGGGAATAG
- the pepN gene encoding aminopeptidase N, which produces MHPENPQAIYRKDYHQPDFFIESIDLHFSLDEDVTLVHSQMVIRPRTTNQTVPLVLQGESLVLKNLKLNGQVLNTHDYQVDKIHLTIPTVPTQSFTLETIVEIKPQENTALTGLYKSSGNYCTQCEAEGFRRITYFLDRPDVMARYTTTIVADKNRYPVLLSNGNRVEYGELTDGRHWVKWADPFPKPSYLFALVAGNLHCHGGKFVTRSGREVRLEIWVEPQNHDQCEHALQSLAKAMRWDEERFGLEYDLDIYMIVAVSDFNMGAMENKGLNVFNAKFVLCRPDTATDDDYENIEAVIAHEYFHNWTGNRVTCRDWFQLTLKEGLTVFRDQSFTEEMTSAAVKRIQDVRILRTSQFAEDQSPMAHPIRPESYIEMNNFYTVTVYNKGAEVIRLYQTLLGKDGFRRGMDLYFQRHDGQAVTCDDFRAAMADANKMDLSQFERWYDQAGTPVVDVLGTYNALEKTYSLTLRQQIPANLQAWHIPIAVGLLGKNGQDLPLQLATETNSNRTCIIELREVEQTVTFVNIPEAPIPSLLRHFSAPIKLNFSRQREELAFLMAHDSDPFNRWEAGQQLAQQVIFDLLADWQADKPLQLDPLFSNAVLKILQDTQLEGSIKALMLTLPTEGFLGQQQAEVAVEGLFTVRQFVLQQLAQDHYTQWLTIYKANHHTPYSNEASAIACRRLKNVALHYLCRLDTAETTALAEQQFTQSDNMTDQQSALSCLVNTTGTAKTIALTRFYTQWKENPLVLDKWFSVQAMSYLPDTFENVQALLQHSDFNLKNPNRARSLLAVFSQNQAQFHRADGLAYQLQADIVLQLNTLNPQIASRFVSVFNHWRRFDPARQALMQTQLTRIIQHPDLSKDVYEVVSKSLNAQN; this is translated from the coding sequence ATGCATCCTGAAAATCCGCAAGCTATTTACCGTAAAGATTACCACCAACCCGATTTTTTTATTGAAAGCATTGATTTGCATTTTTCGCTCGATGAAGATGTCACGCTTGTGCATAGTCAGATGGTCATTAGACCCCGCACAACAAATCAAACCGTTCCGCTGGTTTTACAAGGGGAATCACTGGTTTTAAAAAATCTTAAACTCAATGGACAAGTCTTAAATACCCATGATTATCAGGTTGATAAAATCCATTTAACAATTCCGACTGTACCTACGCAATCTTTTACGCTAGAAACCATTGTTGAAATAAAACCGCAAGAAAACACAGCATTAACAGGGCTGTATAAATCCAGTGGAAATTATTGCACGCAGTGCGAGGCAGAAGGTTTTCGGCGAATTACCTATTTTTTAGACCGTCCCGATGTGATGGCACGCTATACAACCACGATTGTTGCCGATAAAAACCGTTATCCTGTGTTGTTATCCAATGGAAATCGCGTGGAATATGGTGAATTAACCGATGGGCGACATTGGGTTAAATGGGCTGACCCGTTTCCTAAACCAAGTTATTTATTTGCGTTAGTTGCAGGTAATTTGCATTGTCATGGCGGAAAATTTGTGACCCGTTCAGGACGAGAAGTGCGTTTAGAAATTTGGGTTGAGCCACAAAACCATGACCAGTGTGAACATGCCTTGCAATCGTTAGCAAAAGCCATGCGTTGGGACGAAGAACGCTTCGGGCTGGAATATGATTTAGATATTTACATGATAGTTGCTGTCAGCGATTTTAATATGGGCGCGATGGAAAATAAGGGCTTAAACGTTTTTAATGCCAAATTTGTCTTATGTCGTCCTGATACCGCAACAGATGACGATTATGAAAACATAGAAGCCGTTATTGCACATGAATATTTCCATAATTGGACAGGGAATCGCGTGACTTGTCGCGATTGGTTTCAATTAACCTTAAAAGAAGGTTTAACGGTTTTCCGTGACCAGTCATTTACAGAAGAAATGACTTCTGCCGCTGTAAAACGCATTCAGGATGTGCGCATTTTGCGTACCTCGCAGTTTGCTGAAGACCAAAGCCCTATGGCACACCCAATTCGCCCAGAGTCTTATATTGAAATGAATAATTTCTATACGGTGACGGTGTATAACAAAGGGGCGGAAGTTATCCGTTTGTATCAAACATTATTAGGAAAAGATGGTTTTAGACGTGGGATGGATTTATATTTTCAACGCCACGATGGGCAAGCCGTGACGTGTGACGATTTTCGTGCCGCAATGGCTGATGCGAATAAGATGGATTTAAGCCAATTCGAGCGGTGGTATGACCAAGCAGGCACGCCTGTTGTTGACGTACTCGGCACATATAACGCGCTGGAAAAAACCTATTCCCTAACCCTACGCCAACAAATTCCTGCTAATTTGCAAGCGTGGCATATTCCTATTGCTGTAGGGTTGTTGGGAAAAAATGGGCAAGATTTGCCCTTACAATTAGCAACAGAGACAAACAGCAATCGCACTTGCATTATTGAATTACGAGAGGTAGAACAAACTGTTACGTTTGTTAATATTCCTGAAGCACCCATTCCCTCATTATTGCGCCATTTTTCCGCGCCCATTAAGCTCAATTTTAGCCGCCAACGTGAAGAATTAGCCTTTTTAATGGCGCACGATAGCGACCCGTTTAACCGTTGGGAAGCAGGGCAACAATTAGCCCAACAGGTCATTTTTGACTTGTTAGCCGATTGGCAAGCCGATAAACCCTTACAATTAGACCCCTTATTTAGCAACGCTGTCTTAAAAATTCTGCAAGATACGCAATTAGAAGGTTCTATTAAAGCCTTAATGTTGACCTTACCAACAGAGGGCTTTTTAGGTCAGCAACAAGCCGAAGTTGCTGTTGAAGGGTTATTTACCGTGCGTCAGTTTGTCTTGCAACAATTGGCACAAGACCATTACACGCAATGGCTTACGATATATAAAGCCAATCATCACACACCCTATTCTAATGAGGCATCGGCGATTGCTTGCCGTCGCCTAAAAAATGTTGCATTACACTACTTATGCCGTTTAGACACAGCAGAAACAACCGCATTGGCAGAACAACAGTTTACGCAAAGCGACAATATGACCGACCAACAAAGCGCGTTATCATGTTTAGTCAACACAACGGGTACAGCAAAAACCATTGCATTGACTCGCTTTTATACACAATGGAAAGAAAATCCTTTAGTGCTAGATAAATGGTTTAGTGTGCAAGCAATGAGCTACTTACCTGATACTTTTGAAAATGTGCAAGCTTTATTACAACATAGCGATTTTAATTTAAAAAATCCAAACCGCGCCCGCTCTTTACTAGCGGTTTTTAGCCAAAATCAAGCGCAATTCCACCGTGCAGACGGTCTTGCTTATCAATTACAGGCGGATATTGTTTTACAATTAAATACGCTAAATCCGCAAATTGCCTCGCGCTTTGTGTCTGTATTTAACCATTGGCGACGTTTTGACCCGGCCCGTCAAGCCCTAATGCAGACACAACTAACCCGCATTATACAACATCCAGATTTATCTAAAGATGTTTACGAAGTGGTAAGTAAAAGCCTTAATGCACAAAATTAG